Genomic segment of Acomys russatus chromosome 9, mAcoRus1.1, whole genome shotgun sequence:
TTgttgtgagctgcagtgtgggtgctgggaattgaacccacgtcctttggaagagcagttactgctcttaacttctgagccatctctccagccctaggtgaTTCTTAATCCAGTCATGTCAACCTTAAAGAGTAACCAGCATAGTGATGCTGAATAAAATATACCAGGTTGAAAATTAAATAcaagcacttgggggaggcagaggcaggtggatctctgagtttgaggccagcctggtctacaaagagaaaccctatctcgaaggaaaaaagaaaaaaagaataaagaaaattaaatacagaatGACTATGTATTTACAAAGcccacaaacaaaaccaatcttCTCTGTTAGACTGAGAGTGATAGGAAAGGTGCTCATGTTGGCAGACATTCTAGAACAGTGTGCCATCCAATCTTCAGCAAAATTTTAACTTCATGGCAAGCAATTTAAGTCATTCAAAAATAATAGTGAATAAATCACAGAGGCAATATTGAAGCTTGTCTGaactgaagaaaaggaaatatgttAAACAATGGGGGATTTGATTGTATTGTTCAGCTCATTAGAGACTTGTAGACAGATTTGATGGACACTAGCAGCTGTTACAGATTTGTGCAATTTCCTTAACTGTAAAGCAACCCTAGCATAAGACTTTGAGTGAATGTATTTCTCATCTTTGTTTCTTACTGCattcttgatatttatttatttatttatttagacatgacttcttctctgtgaagcctttgctgtcctggacttgctttgtagaccaggttggcctcgaactcacagagcagagatcctcctgcctttccttccagagtgctgggagtacaggtgtgcactgctgctCTCGACTCTGTCTCCATCTTGATTTGGTTTGCctagtttatttattcttatttactgGAGAGTGATCATTTATAACTTATCAGTTTATTGGGAGATTATCTTAGATGCTTCCTCCTTAGGTCTggtcttgggattttttttcccttaaagctttttttttctgtgtatgtctctgtgagtatATGCCAGGGGAGTGCAGTTTTTAAAactagtttatttaattttatgtgcattagtgtggaggtgtcagatcacttggaactggagttacagacagatgtgagctgccatgtgggtgctgggagttgaactgggtcctttggaagagcaggtggtgctcttaaccacacactgagccatctctccagcctgagggtGATCTTTAGCATAGGAGCGAGAAGCAGCTGTGCCTTCTCTTATATTGGTGCTAGGAAccagacttctggaagagcaacaattGTTCCttactgctgtgccatctctctagcccttggaattttaaaaactacttttttgggggctggagagccaaaggtcctgagttcaattcccaggaaccaccacatggtggctcacaaccatctacagtgagatctggcgccctcttctggtgggcaggcatacatgaaggtgaaCACTGtctacttaaataaataaatcttaggagaaaaaaaaacccaaaaaacaaaaactaccttttgttttctccttcataaTTACAGTAGGGATTGACCCCAGTGTATCATGCATGTTAAGTGAGTGTTCTGCATTGGCAGCCTCAGTTTTAAGTACTGAGGATGCTGGGGCCTgcggagatgactcagcaggttgtgAAGTTCCGACCCCAGCgtccatgtaaaaagctgggtgggGGCGGTGAGCTCTGATCATGTAGAGCCTGGGAAGTGTAGTAAGCTGAATCAGGGTgagacctttctcaaaaaattaaggtAGTTAGCAGCTGAGAGACGTAACACCAGTCTCTGGCTTCCAtatacacagatgtgcatgctATATTCCAATACCCTCATAAAGCACTCATGTGTaatacacacacccctacacctGAAGATACCAACTATCTGTTGCTTGTGAATGTTATATCTACCGTTATTCAAAATAAACTCAAACAAGGCTAGGATAGTGCCTGCCTAGTATTCCACCaagaaaagaagtttaaaaaaaaaatcaatagaaataaaaatatttgatcatataattttaaaacaagcacATTACATTTTAACATTAATGACAATTTTATTAAGTAGAATATACAcatattgtatataatttttgaaaaagaaacttatagggtgagaaactttgtctttttttttttttttttttttgcgaatTTCTTTTATGTCTGCCTTGGAAATCAgattctgtctgtgtctgttctTAGTGTATTTGTCTGAGCTTAAGTTTGTATGGAAAACCAGGCCCCTCACAAATATATATTTGGGAAGGGCAGGAATATTTTAATTGCCTTTCAGATTTTTGTGAGTATACTATTAATTCACACAAAAACTTAcgtcacaattttaaaaagattaattacAATATGAAACCCAAACTGcatctatatttctttttctttttgttttccaagacagggtttctttgtgtttgttctcTTTTGCTTGTGCACCAGTATGTACTTGATTGGTGCtcatggagctgggcgtggtggcgcatgcctttaactacagcacttaggaggcagaggcaggtggatcgctgtgagttcgaggctagcctggtctacaaagtgagttcatgacagtcaaggctacatagagaaaccctgtctcaaaaaaccaaaaaacaaacaaacaaacaaaaaacccaaaaaaagaaagaaagaaaagagcagtcATGTCTCTTGTAACTAAATGTTACATAGTTTTGTGAGCTGCTTTTTGGTTGTTGGGGATATAATcctggttttctggaagagcagctagtgtttgTAACCTGTGATCCATATCCAGCCTCCAGCCGCTGCATCCTTCTAGGGCTCCAGGGATTGGTGTGAGTTGGGAGatgaggaatgaaggaaggacagccagggctggagaagCCTCAGCGTCCTGGAAGCTCAGTGTGTGCATTATACAGAGTCACACAGAGATGGGATCATTGCATGCATCTGAACAAGGAGACTTCGTGGTCACATTCAGATAAGCAAGGATGCAGCCTTTATGGTTAGTGCCACACCAAGGACACAGGCTTAGGAAAACTCGGTAGGCGCTGTCTCTGTAGGGGAGCGGTGGATGGCTAAAATCtgtggtggacattttctgcataCACTGTCAGCATTCACACTCGGACAAGGCAGGAAGGCTTTACCATTTCCCTATGTCTATCTGACATGAAGTCTGCCATTTTCCTAGGAGCATGTACAAGTCAACTGTACACACCCACTCAGGACGTACTTAgagcttcttcctttcccatagCCAATATGTGtcaatttttaagagtttatttttgaaaaaaatttaccaGAGCTGAGTAGTCAGTCATGGCTTGCCAGTTTTTTCAAGTAAGAATGGTGCCTCATGGAACAAAGTTTCTACGTTCAGCCTCTAAATGAGCGGCACTAAAGATTTCCCTTGAGCTGCATTTCGTCACATGCAGTGGTACATATTACAGatgtgccttttgttttgtttttgttttttgagacagggtttctctagcctcggctgtcctggactcactttgtagactaggctggcctcgaactcacagcgatacacctgcctctgcctcacgagtgctgggattaaaggcgtgtgccaccacttcgGCCAGATGTGCCTTTATTAAGTTTAATTTCAATGTCTCATTAAAGGCCTTACTGAATGCTCAGAAGAAGAGAATAGAATGACAGGATGCAGTTGGAAGCGTCTGCCTTTGTTCTGTCCGCCCATGGTTTAACATTATTAATATAAGTGACAGCCCAGTAAAAATAGAATGACTGATAGGTCCGTCCTGTTGTTGTGAACCTCATTGTCACTTTGGAGGTCACTGAAGTCCAAGAGAGGCTTTAAACTTATGGGTTTTGTCATGGTGAATGAGTGTTTTAATTACTAAGAGAATGCTTAGTGAgtttactttgttgttttgttttgttttgttttttcctgagacaaggttacAGAGAGCCCTGATCggcctgaactctctttgtaggcaagagatccacctgtctgcctcctcccgagtgctgggattaaggcctgtgccaccatacctggctgtgaattcactttttttgttgttgttggtttttcaagacagggcttctctgtgtagccttcactgtcctggaatcactttgtaggccaggctggcctcaaacacagagggatccacctgcctctgcctcccgggtgccgggcttaaaggcgtgcgtcaccacgctcTGTTAGTGGGTTCagtttttaataaagaagatattttaaatgtagatgtgtcttttcttttcaaaatacatgttttcctttagGAATGTATCCTGTCGGGAATAATGTCAGTGAATGGGAAGAAGGTCCTTCACATGGACCAGAACCCGTACTACGGAGGAGAGAGCGCGTCTATCACGCCGCTGGAAGACGTAAGTCTGTGTCAGCACATCTCTATGTGGCGGGATTACTTGCGAGTCTCCATTTTAGCTATTGAAGATGATCTCAATTTTGgcttattattactattttttgcCAGGGGCACAGGGGTTGAGACAAGGTCACTCTCTGCccagtcctggctgtgctggaactcccTGTATAGACTAGGGTACTGGCTGTAagctcacagtgctccacctgcctccaccttggggtgctgggattaaagtcatggaATACCTTGCCTGGTAGTTTTGGCTTATTAAATATTCTGTTTAATAAGTCTGCAGCTCTGTTATTTTTAGGAGCCTCTAGTTTGGGGGTTGTAGAGATGTAAGTGTAGATTAGGACGAATGGGAGGGCGCACCCAGTTTTTCAGGGTTATGCCATTGCTCACTACCTGGCCTGTTTTATTGCCTCAGTCTATTATAGTTTCAGATTACAAAGTTGTACCTGTGGGATTAAAAATCAGAGCTGTGACACCAAGCTTAATATTGTTTGCTCTactctccccccttcccttttGATAAGGTATATGAGTCAAAAATGAGTTTTTctaaatttgtttatctggagCTTGAAAATAGTTACATATAAGggtattaatgtgtgtgtgtgtatatataaaatgcataCTTCTTTCATGATTATTAAAATAGCTGCCGTATTAAATTTAATACCTAtatcaaaaatttatttttatttgggaacATAGAAAGTTGAGAGAATATTTTATTACCAGTGTCAGAAAACCTTCTGTCTGAATTCAGCAGTTAAAATTTTGGTGCATTTgatttaatttggttattttgttggtgttgttactgtgcttatttttaatagttttgttaACGCAGTCCTagctgaccttgagctcaagGTCTCCCAGCTTCGGCTTCCAGTGTTCAGGATTACAGGTCTGCCACTAGACCTAGCTTTCTATGATTTTGAACAATTGAAAGTAATAAAGACACTGTAGCTCTTGACCTAAATGTTTCTGTTACCGTCTGTTAAGAATCCCATTGCTTACATCATCACGCTGTCACTACATGTACGAAAATGAACACTATTTAGACTATATTTATGTTTCCCCTAATTCAGAGAGTGATTTTTAGGTCTTCAGtagacttgtttttgtttgcttgtttgttttgttttgtttttgttttcaagatagggcttttctgtgtagccttggctgtcctggaactcactttgtagaccaggctagcctcgaactcacagagatccacctgcctctgcctcccgagtgctgggattacagacaaaGACTACACCACACACCCAGCtagatttctgtttttaaaaccagAACTAACTAAGGGTTTACGCATTATATGtgtttctcctctgttctcttaaTCTACAAGTGTCACCATCTTTCgtgtctcctttttaaaaatctttggagAAGTCCAGGCTACTAGTTTGAAAGAAATTGTTGATTACCCATGCTGTATGATGTGGGGCAGTCCTTGGAGGTGAATGTATCCTTAGTATTCTTTGGGCTGTAATCATTGGTGTGTGCTTACTCTCACAGCCATCAAAGTGTGTGCATTAAGTATGTGCAGTTTTTATACATCAGTTGTATTTCAGTAAAGCCTCAACTACAAGTTAACAGGAATTAGCTTTAATTATCTTATCTAGTTTTGAAGtccttaacatttattttttctttttagcttgtGTAGCTAAAGAAGCAAAAATTAGATGGAATGAGTTTAAATGGTTCTGCAATAACTGGGAATTAGACTTCTGCAATGCTTATCTTTGCATTTGTGAGTTAGTATATTTAATCACACAGTCTGTTGAAACCTAAATGCCTTATCTGACTTAAAGTTTATCTAACAGATATTTTATTGacttaaaataaaatgccttgtatctaaaaattcaaccaaaattattGGCGATAAATTTTgatgtgttatattttattacattattgatatttttgttctgtttttagttATACAAAAGATTTAAGCTACCAGGACAACCACCAGCATcaatggggagaggaagagactggaATGTTGACTTAATCCCCAAGTTCCTTATGGCCAATGGTAAAGAATTCTAACCTAATTATGACTATGTACAGATCTGGTTTGGAAGTCTGAGGCCCTGGAGTTTGTGTCAACAGTGTATTTAGTAATATGTTCCATTAAAAGTGTATGGAGTCAAGAATGGAGGGAAAGGGTTATAGTAAATAGCtctgcaaagaaacaaaatcatgaTGTGGCACAGTAGGCACCCAAATTGAAGATGGTAATATGTATACATTTTGTAAGAAATtataggccgggcgtggtagctcacgcctttaatcccagcacttgggaggcagagccaggcggatcgctgtgagttcaaggccagcctgatctacaaagtgagtccaggacagtcaaggctacatagagaaaccctgtctctgggggggaaaaaaaaaaaaaaagaaattatagaaattTCACACAGAAGCACTTGGCGCAAGTCTCGTGTGCTGCAGTTCAACAACATTGTAAGTGTTGGTAGCACATTTCCTTCTCAGTGCTTAGGTGCTGACTTAGGTGAAGCTGAGTCTCGCATGGTCATTTAAAGGTTCTCTAGTTGGTAAGCTTTTGAGATTACCTTTGTATTACATTTCTCAGTACTTCTGAGGTCTACAATATCTTATAAAATTTCTGTTGTCTCTGTACTTTTTCTAAGCTGGTATTGAAAgatgagccaggtgcagtggtgtacacttgggaagctgagacataAGGATTGCTAATGTGCgcagctagcctgtgctacaagTGAATTTTAAGCCAACCAGCTCTCACAGTGTGAGGCCCTGtcggggaagggggggggaataaaacaaacaaaaactaaatacgtgtgtgtgtgtgtgtgtgtgtgtgtgtgtgtgtggtttcagcATATGTATTGTAATGTATATGTGGGGCTGCAATAAAGAGCGAGGGAAGGACTGTGTGCACTATTAGGAGACAATTGTGGATCTTTTTCAGAAGGCTTTTTTCTGTTTACTGTTGCATTTGAATTTTGCCTTTCCCAGTACCTTTGATagtattcatttttgtttctgccATTTTGTCATTGAAAAGTAAGCTTTGGGTTTCTAACATAAATCTGTATAGTAGAGGGTGGGAAGAGCTTTAGCTGTTTACCAGCTTTCCTGTTTATTGATGAGTTCCCCAGTGTTGTGCTTGGCTTATTGTTTATTAGGTTGTGTTCACCTTGCAATGAACTCTTTATAGATTATTGCCCCTCTGAAGACACAGGAACAGCCTTTCAGTCTAACTTTGCCGCACAACTCTACTGCGTGTGCTTTCTGTACAAGACATTCATTGGTCCTTTTAGGTTTTGATTATGATGTTTTCGATACTTACTAtgcttcctattttcttttttttaaactatattttttttattaatttattcttgttacatctcaatggttatcccagcccatgtgtcctcccattcctccctccctccctttttccccttactcccctcccctatgactgtgactgaggtggacctcctccccctatatatgctcatagggcatcaagtctcttcttgctcctattttcttttattgtgttttttgttttgttttattcaagacaaggtttctccatgtagccttgactgtctgggctcactttgtagaccaggttggcctcaaactcacaaaagatccatctgcctctgcctcctaagtatcggtattaaaggtgtgaaccaccattgcctggccactattttctttttaccacaAGATTATAAGACTATCAGTATTtgtttttagtgatttttttcttttgtagtgtcATTTTATTGTCATATAAGTTTGCTTGTTTTACCACATAAATACATGATGAATCTATTTTATGAAGTTTACCTTTTATCTTGTTTGaagatttatcttttaaaagaagccTGTCGGTTGGCATTCAGTccatttattttttccccattttgaTTTTGAGTTTTTATCCTATTGAATTCTTAAAACGTTGCCATGGTTTGAAACATGGTCTTCTGTTTATCCCAGGTGGCATGGGCCACTGGatcttcttcctcagccttctgagttgGATTGGTGTGCCATGTCGAGCTATATTCAATTCTTAATCATGAGTCTTACTATTGGGGCTAGTTGATAGGAGTTTTCAGCATGCATGAGTATTTCCTCAgactttagttttttttgtttgtttgtttttcctcccccTTCAGACTTTAGTGCTTATTTTTTAGTTCTGCAGTTTGAATACAGGGCCTTATACATGCTAGACTCTTCCACTGAGTTGTATTTATCCTTTCAAATCAGCTTTAAAATGGCTTTCATCTCACAAAAGACGTGCTGGTTTGGCACGTGAGCCTCCTTAGGCTTCCTAATTGCAGTCCGTACTCTAGCTGATGTTGATATTCTGTAATAAATTTAAGTTGACTTAGAAGTTGAAATATTTGGAATTGTCTATGTCTGTCACAAAACAGAAGTGCAAAGTTGCCTGAATTCACTTGTAGTAAAACAGACTTCTTATCACTGCTTGCAAAATTTCATGGCCTTTGCACAGCCAAGTCAATAAGTGTCATCAGCTTATGAGCTGTAACATTGAGCATAAACTTGTACTTAAGGCGTGTATTCTAACTGCATCACTGTGGTAACAGTTGCTAGGAAGAAGTTGGGAGGCTTTAATAGGGCGTCCTGCTTGATTTGATGGTAGTAAAGTGTGTGACAGTTTGTATTATGCGACTTTTCAGGTCAGTTGGTGAAGATGCTGCTTTACACAGAGGTCACTCGCTATATGGATTTCAAAGTGATTGAAGGGAGCTTTGTGTATAAGGGAGGAAAAATCTACAAGGTTCCTTCTACTGAAGCAGAAGCTCTGGCATCTAGTAAGTCATTCTCACTTTATTTATCAGAATGATGAGATTTTATGGTGAAAAGGGGCCTCAGAAATCCATTTATCTAGTCAATAAATAGTTACCAATTATGTGCCAGGCACTCTTTTAcactattttatattatatagataCACACCAGTTAACTTTGGAgtacgtgcacacgcacacaccatccttttgttgttgtattttttgttttgttttttcgagacaggctttgtctgtgtagccttggctgtcctggactccttttgtagaccatgctagccttgaactcacagtgatcctcttgcctctgcctccttgagtgctgggattaaaggtgtgcgtcaccatgcccagtcatacttttttaaaaagacacagttTATAGCTCTGACTTCCCTAGAACTAGatcaggttgactttgaactgacagagatccacctgcttttatattcaagtgctgaaattaaagttACGTGCCACCCCAGccattgtatttcttttaaagatatttttgtgtGGTCATTTgcgcatatatatgtgtgtgtcccacatgcatgcctagtgcccgtagaggccagaaggaggcgtTGGATCCCCATGGGACtagagttacatatggttgtgagccaccacgtggatgctgggaattgaacctgggtcctctgcaagagcagcaagtactcctcactgcatctctccagcccttttataactgtttttaaaagtgaagatTTCATTCAGCGTCTAAATTAAGTTGTGGCTAATTATTCCCTGGGGTCTTGGTCTCTTCCCATTAGGTTTAAGAGTGTCGGCGTGTCATAGCAttcagaagagggaaaggacaACAGTCCTAACTTTGGGAACTGGCTGAGATGTAGATCAGCATTGTTAGAAGAAGAACATTGGTATAGGTGCCTCTGCaacaatttttttcaaagttgaatTTATTTTGTGCCTAATAGATACAGAACTCTACTTTTCTATAAATATGTACTAGTTACCTGAAGTTGTGTTGTGAAGTTGAAGACTTTATGAATGACTTGTTTTAAAGTGTTGTGCCCCTGAAACCATGTTGCCTAGATTCCATGTtatataaattatactttttGACATGACATTGATGTTTAAAGTTTCCTCTCATGTTATTTTTTCCTTAGTGTTCTATTGTGAATATGTGcttcttgaaaaaatatttttcaggctTAATGGGGCTGTTTGAGAAACGCCGCTTCAGGAAGTTCCTAGTTTATGTTGCCAACTTTGATGAAAAAGATCCTAGAACTTTTGAGGGTGTTGACCCTAAGAAGACATCCATGAGAGATGTGTATAAGAAGTTTGACCTGGGTCAGGATGTTATAGACTTCACTGGCCATTCTCTTGCACTGTACAGAACAGATGAGTAAGTAGATGAATGAGGCTCACGGACTTTGCGTGGTAGAGGCTGGGAGATATTTGCCAGCAGTGATAGGAGGCCTGTTTTACTGCAGGTGGGTTTAGGCAGCTGTGCAACTCCTATACTGCAGCATAGGCATTTATTAGAGAGTATCAACAGCTGACAGGCAGTGAGGAGCCAGAAACTTTTGgtcttcagatttttatttttcttgaaactCATCTGAATCTCCAGTTTTATCCAAATGTGAGACGTAGTAGGGCTTGTGTCTAAGGACTTGCTTTCTGCCTCTGTAGAAAGAGGTTTTAGTTGCAAATTAGTGttaggatattttaaaagaaattagaggGTAATAATTTGAATTACTTCAGAAAAGGAGTTTGAAATCAACAAGAAAAAAGTAGTCCATTTTTctaatgttcatttattttttcccagCTACTTAGATCAGCCCTGCTGTGATACCATTAATAGAATTAAACTTTACAGTGAGTCTTTGGCCAGATATGGTAAAAGCCCATACCTTTATCCGCTGTATGGCCTGGGAGAATTGCCACAAGGATTTGCAAGGTGAGCACCTGTTTTATCAATTAGCTATAGCCCC
This window contains:
- the Gdi2 gene encoding rab GDP dissociation inhibitor beta; protein product: MNEEYDVIVLGTGLTECILSGIMSVNGKKVLHMDQNPYYGGESASITPLEDLYKRFKLPGQPPASMGRGRDWNVDLIPKFLMANGQLVKMLLYTEVTRYMDFKVIEGSFVYKGGKIYKVPSTEAEALASSLMGLFEKRRFRKFLVYVANFDEKDPRTFEGVDPKKTSMRDVYKKFDLGQDVIDFTGHSLALYRTDDYLDQPCCDTINRIKLYSESLARYGKSPYLYPLYGLGELPQGFARLSAIYGGTYMLNKPIEEIIVENGKVVGVKSEGEIARCKQLICDPSYVKDRVEKVGQVIRVICILSHPIKNTNDANSCQIIIPQNQVNRKSDIYVCMISFAHNVAAQGKYIAIVSTTVETKEPEKEIRPALELLEPIEQKFVSISDLFVPKDLGTESQIFISRAYDATTHFETTCDDIKDIYKRMTGSEFDFEEMKRKKNDIYGED